A genomic segment from Glycine soja cultivar W05 chromosome 18, ASM419377v2, whole genome shotgun sequence encodes:
- the LOC114397557 gene encoding uridine kinase-like protein 3 isoform X1, whose translation MDTKSAVELMESSAEVHFSGFHMDGFEQRKASIEQPTTSETDMYKQPFVIGVAGGAASGKTTVCDMIIQQLHDQRVVLVNQDSFYNNLTEEELTRVQDYNFDHPDAFDTEQLLRVMDKLKHGEAVDIPKYDFKSYKSDDMLRRVNPSDVIILEGILVFHDPRVRELMNMKIFVDTDADVRLARRIRRDTTEKGRDIGAVLDQYSKFVKPAFDDFILPTKKYADIIIPRGGDNHVAIDLIVQHIRTKLGQHDLCKIYPNLYVIQSTFQIRGMHTLIRDAKTTKHDFVFYSDRLIRLVVEHGLGHLPFTEKQVITPTGSVYTGVDFCKRLCGVSVIRSGESMENALRACCKGIKIGKILIHREGDNGQQVSSSASMVWYKSLFHLVILTSYALINDQLIYEKLPNDISDRHVLLLDPILGTGNSAVQAISLLIKKGVPESNIIFLNLISAPKGVHVVCKSFPRIKIVTSEIEIGLNEDFRVIPGMGEFGDRYFGTDDDDEQVVVSSQ comes from the exons ATGGATACTAAGTCGGCTGTAGAATTAATGGAGTCTTCCGCAGAGGTTCATTTTTCTGGATTTCACATGGATGGTTTTGAGCAAAGAAAGGCTAGCATAGAACAACCAACAACCTCAGAAACTGACATGTATAAACAACCTTTTGTCATAG GTGTTGCTGGGGGTGCAGCATCTGGCAAGACAACAGTTTGTGATATGATTATTCAGCAGCTTCATGATCAACGAGTTGTACTTGTTAATCAG GATTCTTTTTACAATAACTTGACGGAGGAGGAACTTACAAGAGTACAAGATTACAACTTTGACCATCCTG ATGCTTTTGATACTGAGCAATTGCTACGCGTTATGGACAAGTTGAAGCATGGCGAAGCTGTAGATATTCCAAAGTATGATTTTAAGAGTTACAAGAGTGATGACATGTTAAGAAGG GTGAACCCTTCAGATGTTATAATTTTAGAAGGCATCCTTGTTTTCCATGATCCACGTGTTCGGGAGTTGATGAATATGAAGATATTTGTTGACACAG ATGCTGATGTTCGTTTGGCAAGAAGGATTAGGCGTGACACTACTGAGAAGGGTCGGGATATTGGAGCAGTTCTTGATCAG TATTCAAAATTTGTGAAGCCAGCTTTTGATGACTTTATTCTTCCAACAAAGAAGTATGCTGATATAATTATACCCCGTGGAGGAGATAATCATGTGGCCATTGATTTGATTGTACAGCATATTCGCACAAAGCTTGGTCAGCATGACCTGTGTAAAATATATCCTAATTTGTATGTCATTCAGTCAACTTTTCAG ATACGGGGTATGCATACCCTGATACGTGATGCCAAGACAACAAAgcatgattttgtattttactCTGATCGATTGATTCGATTG GTTGTGGAACATGGTTTGGGGCATCTGCCATTTACAGAAAAGCAAGTAATCACTCCTACTG GTTCTGTATACACTGGTGTTGATTTTTGTAAAAGGTTGTGTGGTGTCTCTGTTATCAGAAG TGGGGAGAGTATGGAGAATGCTTTGAGAGCATGCTGTAAAGGTATCAAGATTGGGAAAATTTTAATTCACAGAGAAGGTGACAATGGTCAGCAGGTTAGTTCATCTGCATCTATGGTTTGGTACAAATCTCTGTTTCATTTGGTGATACTGACATCTTATGCTTTGATTAATGATCAGCTAATATATGAAAAGTTGCCAAATGATATCTCTGATAGGCATGTGTTACTGTTGGACCCTATACTTGGCACag GGAATTCGGCTGTTCAAGCAATTTCTTTACTCATAAAAAAGGGTGTACCTGAGTCCaacattatatttcttaatctcATATCT GCACCTAAAGGTGTGCATGTGGTATGCAAAAGTTTTCCAAGAATAAAGATAGTAACATCTGAGATTGAGATTGGTTTGAATGAAGATTTCCGTGTCATACCTGGCATGGGCGAGTTTGGAGATCGGTACTTTGgaacagatgatgatgatgagcaaGTGGTAGTTTCTTCCCAGTAG
- the LOC114397557 gene encoding uridine kinase-like protein 4 isoform X3 translates to MGATYVSGVAGGAASGKTTVCDMIIQQLHDQRVVLVNQDSFYNNLTEEELTRVQDYNFDHPDAFDTEQLLRVMDKLKHGEAVDIPKYDFKSYKSDDMLRRVNPSDVIILEGILVFHDPRVRELMNMKIFVDTDADVRLARRIRRDTTEKGRDIGAVLDQYSKFVKPAFDDFILPTKKYADIIIPRGGDNHVAIDLIVQHIRTKLGQHDLCKIYPNLYVIQSTFQIRGMHTLIRDAKTTKHDFVFYSDRLIRLVVEHGLGHLPFTEKQVITPTGSVYTGVDFCKRLCGVSVIRSGESMENALRACCKGIKIGKILIHREGDNGQQLIYEKLPNDISDRHVLLLDPILGTGNSAVQAISLLIKKGVPESNIIFLNLISAPKGVHVVCKSFPRIKIVTSEIEIGLNEDFRVIPGMGEFGDRYFGTDDDDEQVVVSSQ, encoded by the exons ATGGGTGCTACATATGTGTCAG GTGTTGCTGGGGGTGCAGCATCTGGCAAGACAACAGTTTGTGATATGATTATTCAGCAGCTTCATGATCAACGAGTTGTACTTGTTAATCAG GATTCTTTTTACAATAACTTGACGGAGGAGGAACTTACAAGAGTACAAGATTACAACTTTGACCATCCTG ATGCTTTTGATACTGAGCAATTGCTACGCGTTATGGACAAGTTGAAGCATGGCGAAGCTGTAGATATTCCAAAGTATGATTTTAAGAGTTACAAGAGTGATGACATGTTAAGAAGG GTGAACCCTTCAGATGTTATAATTTTAGAAGGCATCCTTGTTTTCCATGATCCACGTGTTCGGGAGTTGATGAATATGAAGATATTTGTTGACACAG ATGCTGATGTTCGTTTGGCAAGAAGGATTAGGCGTGACACTACTGAGAAGGGTCGGGATATTGGAGCAGTTCTTGATCAG TATTCAAAATTTGTGAAGCCAGCTTTTGATGACTTTATTCTTCCAACAAAGAAGTATGCTGATATAATTATACCCCGTGGAGGAGATAATCATGTGGCCATTGATTTGATTGTACAGCATATTCGCACAAAGCTTGGTCAGCATGACCTGTGTAAAATATATCCTAATTTGTATGTCATTCAGTCAACTTTTCAG ATACGGGGTATGCATACCCTGATACGTGATGCCAAGACAACAAAgcatgattttgtattttactCTGATCGATTGATTCGATTG GTTGTGGAACATGGTTTGGGGCATCTGCCATTTACAGAAAAGCAAGTAATCACTCCTACTG GTTCTGTATACACTGGTGTTGATTTTTGTAAAAGGTTGTGTGGTGTCTCTGTTATCAGAAG TGGGGAGAGTATGGAGAATGCTTTGAGAGCATGCTGTAAAGGTATCAAGATTGGGAAAATTTTAATTCACAGAGAAGGTGACAATGGTCAGCAG CTAATATATGAAAAGTTGCCAAATGATATCTCTGATAGGCATGTGTTACTGTTGGACCCTATACTTGGCACag GGAATTCGGCTGTTCAAGCAATTTCTTTACTCATAAAAAAGGGTGTACCTGAGTCCaacattatatttcttaatctcATATCT GCACCTAAAGGTGTGCATGTGGTATGCAAAAGTTTTCCAAGAATAAAGATAGTAACATCTGAGATTGAGATTGGTTTGAATGAAGATTTCCGTGTCATACCTGGCATGGGCGAGTTTGGAGATCGGTACTTTGgaacagatgatgatgatgagcaaGTGGTAGTTTCTTCCCAGTAG
- the LOC114397557 gene encoding uridine kinase-like protein 3 isoform X2 encodes MDTKSAVELMESSAEVHFSGFHMDGFEQRKASIEQPTTSETDMYKQPFVIGVAGGAASGKTTVCDMIIQQLHDQRVVLVNQDSFYNNLTEEELTRVQDYNFDHPDAFDTEQLLRVMDKLKHGEAVDIPKYDFKSYKSDDMLRRVNPSDVIILEGILVFHDPRVRELMNMKIFVDTDADVRLARRIRRDTTEKGRDIGAVLDQYSKFVKPAFDDFILPTKKYADIIIPRGGDNHVAIDLIVQHIRTKLGQHDLCKIYPNLYVIQSTFQIRGMHTLIRDAKTTKHDFVFYSDRLIRLVVEHGLGHLPFTEKQVITPTGSVYTGVDFCKRLCGVSVIRSGESMENALRACCKGIKIGKILIHREGDNGQQLIYEKLPNDISDRHVLLLDPILGTGNSAVQAISLLIKKGVPESNIIFLNLISAPKGVHVVCKSFPRIKIVTSEIEIGLNEDFRVIPGMGEFGDRYFGTDDDDEQVVVSSQ; translated from the exons ATGGATACTAAGTCGGCTGTAGAATTAATGGAGTCTTCCGCAGAGGTTCATTTTTCTGGATTTCACATGGATGGTTTTGAGCAAAGAAAGGCTAGCATAGAACAACCAACAACCTCAGAAACTGACATGTATAAACAACCTTTTGTCATAG GTGTTGCTGGGGGTGCAGCATCTGGCAAGACAACAGTTTGTGATATGATTATTCAGCAGCTTCATGATCAACGAGTTGTACTTGTTAATCAG GATTCTTTTTACAATAACTTGACGGAGGAGGAACTTACAAGAGTACAAGATTACAACTTTGACCATCCTG ATGCTTTTGATACTGAGCAATTGCTACGCGTTATGGACAAGTTGAAGCATGGCGAAGCTGTAGATATTCCAAAGTATGATTTTAAGAGTTACAAGAGTGATGACATGTTAAGAAGG GTGAACCCTTCAGATGTTATAATTTTAGAAGGCATCCTTGTTTTCCATGATCCACGTGTTCGGGAGTTGATGAATATGAAGATATTTGTTGACACAG ATGCTGATGTTCGTTTGGCAAGAAGGATTAGGCGTGACACTACTGAGAAGGGTCGGGATATTGGAGCAGTTCTTGATCAG TATTCAAAATTTGTGAAGCCAGCTTTTGATGACTTTATTCTTCCAACAAAGAAGTATGCTGATATAATTATACCCCGTGGAGGAGATAATCATGTGGCCATTGATTTGATTGTACAGCATATTCGCACAAAGCTTGGTCAGCATGACCTGTGTAAAATATATCCTAATTTGTATGTCATTCAGTCAACTTTTCAG ATACGGGGTATGCATACCCTGATACGTGATGCCAAGACAACAAAgcatgattttgtattttactCTGATCGATTGATTCGATTG GTTGTGGAACATGGTTTGGGGCATCTGCCATTTACAGAAAAGCAAGTAATCACTCCTACTG GTTCTGTATACACTGGTGTTGATTTTTGTAAAAGGTTGTGTGGTGTCTCTGTTATCAGAAG TGGGGAGAGTATGGAGAATGCTTTGAGAGCATGCTGTAAAGGTATCAAGATTGGGAAAATTTTAATTCACAGAGAAGGTGACAATGGTCAGCAG CTAATATATGAAAAGTTGCCAAATGATATCTCTGATAGGCATGTGTTACTGTTGGACCCTATACTTGGCACag GGAATTCGGCTGTTCAAGCAATTTCTTTACTCATAAAAAAGGGTGTACCTGAGTCCaacattatatttcttaatctcATATCT GCACCTAAAGGTGTGCATGTGGTATGCAAAAGTTTTCCAAGAATAAAGATAGTAACATCTGAGATTGAGATTGGTTTGAATGAAGATTTCCGTGTCATACCTGGCATGGGCGAGTTTGGAGATCGGTACTTTGgaacagatgatgatgatgagcaaGTGGTAGTTTCTTCCCAGTAG